A stretch of Candidatus Sphingomonas phytovorans DNA encodes these proteins:
- a CDS encoding sensor histidine kinase: MEFFRGLRNYAIVVLAVFAVLIGIYSASKPNGIHLTEANILIQYTDGYARPPRMVDPRSIMGTWHHVQLPYAPHPKILPGQADDVSLTPTQTTWYHFRLPAGAHPPSEAYLYIPRWKTDGEIAIYVDGALHYQSHANLQWNGSNQPLWIAFDDTAGGTPPRDIVVRLRHVRGIGGALSSLWVGSYAEVGPAYMVRNFFQAQLPYIGSAAFLASGIFALFVWFGRRRETLYLLFFTVTVATFVRTMHNYMGLDRLPISDAWFGWLTVNSIMWIIASVHLFLIRIHLHRQTLLTWTVAIITAFFAIATLPLVAGSQDATIVAPLMYPAMFVIGNLVCLNGLYWSWRARSLQGCALAAWGVLGALLGAYDWMLQNNFVNIENIFLSVYAQTAMTIAFCHVILSRYTVAVGEVERANIVLGERLAAREAELLASHQKRREVERRELIHQERQRLMQDMHDGLGSSLITALRVVEHGELDETAIADLLKSCIDDLKLTIDSMEPVETDLLLLLGTLRFRLQPRLEATNISLRWEVTEAPPLAWLDQRHSLHILRILQEAFTNVIKHANASEIKVATHTTGGEVMISVTDNGRGFDPVMAGHGRGLNNQVHRATAIGGRVDVRSGGTGARFTLFLPVLQPPSPSAPAYIGFPAADQPSKIDRPPDLLQ, from the coding sequence ATGGAATTCTTTAGAGGTCTTCGCAACTACGCCATCGTGGTGCTGGCAGTGTTTGCGGTGTTGATCGGCATTTACTCAGCGAGCAAGCCGAACGGCATCCACCTCACCGAGGCAAACATCCTCATTCAATATACCGATGGCTATGCTCGGCCGCCCCGCATGGTAGATCCACGCTCGATCATGGGCACCTGGCACCACGTCCAGTTGCCCTATGCGCCACACCCCAAGATTCTGCCGGGGCAAGCCGATGACGTCTCGCTCACGCCGACCCAGACCACCTGGTATCATTTCCGCCTGCCCGCCGGGGCCCATCCTCCCTCCGAGGCCTATCTCTATATCCCACGCTGGAAGACGGACGGTGAGATCGCGATCTATGTCGACGGTGCCCTCCACTACCAGTCGCATGCGAACCTGCAATGGAATGGCTCGAACCAGCCGCTCTGGATAGCCTTCGATGACACCGCAGGGGGTACGCCGCCACGCGACATCGTGGTACGGCTGCGTCATGTTCGCGGCATCGGCGGTGCGTTGTCGAGCCTCTGGGTCGGCAGCTATGCGGAGGTTGGCCCCGCCTACATGGTGCGCAACTTCTTTCAGGCCCAGTTGCCGTATATCGGCAGCGCGGCCTTTCTAGCGAGTGGCATCTTCGCGCTGTTCGTCTGGTTCGGCCGGCGGCGGGAAACGCTCTACCTGCTGTTCTTCACCGTGACCGTCGCGACGTTCGTGCGGACCATGCACAATTACATGGGACTGGATCGTCTGCCGATTTCCGATGCCTGGTTTGGCTGGCTTACCGTCAATTCGATCATGTGGATCATCGCGAGCGTCCACCTGTTCCTGATCAGAATCCACCTGCATCGTCAGACGCTGCTGACTTGGACGGTGGCCATCATAACGGCGTTCTTCGCGATTGCGACGCTACCACTCGTGGCAGGCTCGCAGGACGCGACCATCGTCGCGCCGTTGATGTATCCGGCGATGTTCGTGATCGGCAATCTGGTCTGCCTGAACGGGCTCTACTGGAGTTGGCGCGCTCGCTCGCTGCAGGGATGCGCGCTTGCCGCCTGGGGCGTGCTCGGTGCGCTGCTCGGCGCCTATGACTGGATGCTCCAGAACAACTTCGTCAATATCGAGAACATATTCCTGTCCGTCTATGCGCAGACCGCGATGACCATCGCGTTCTGCCACGTCATCCTCAGCCGCTATACGGTTGCGGTGGGCGAGGTGGAACGCGCTAATATCGTCCTTGGCGAGCGGCTCGCAGCGCGCGAGGCTGAGCTGCTTGCAAGCCACCAGAAACGCCGCGAGGTCGAGCGGCGCGAACTCATCCATCAGGAGCGCCAACGCCTTATGCAGGATATGCACGACGGGCTTGGCTCTTCGTTGATCACTGCGTTGCGCGTGGTGGAACATGGCGAACTGGACGAGACCGCCATCGCAGACCTGCTCAAGAGTTGTATCGATGACCTCAAGCTCACGATCGATTCGATGGAACCGGTCGAGACCGATCTGCTGCTGCTGCTCGGCACGTTGCGCTTCCGCCTCCAGCCGCGGCTGGAGGCCACGAACATCAGCTTGCGCTGGGAAGTCACCGAAGCGCCGCCGCTTGCCTGGCTCGACCAGCGCCATTCGCTTCATATCCTGCGCATCCTGCAGGAGGCATTCACCAACGTCATCAAGCATGCGAATGCGAGCGAGATAAAGGTCGCAACCCATACCACTGGTGGTGAGGTCATGATCAGCGTCACGGACAATGGCCGCGGTTTCGATCCTGTCATGGCGGGCCATGGTCGCGGCCTGAACAATCAGGTCCATCGTGCCACCGCCATCGGCGGACGCGTCGACGTCCGATCCGGGGGCACGGGCGCGCGGTTCACGCTTTTTCTGCCGGTTCTCCAGCCGCCCTCACCGTCTGCTCCCGCGTACATCGGCTTTCCAGCCGCGGATCAACCCTCAAAAATTGATCGCCCGCCCGATTTGCTCCAATAG
- a CDS encoding response regulator transcription factor gives MTATNGSAILRIALVEDDLSFQDSFAAAIIAAGDMILAGTAHNVAQASRLLEGEPVDILVVDLGLPDGSGIDVIRAAHIAWPFCGIMVSTTFADDRHVIPSIEAGATGYLLKDSSAQRMAEEIRCLHSGGSPISPRIARQILLRFRPHEPQPEALAPLAAPLSPREREALQLITKGFSYDEIAELMSISRNTVMTFVRRIYQKLEVKSKAEAIFEARSHGIL, from the coding sequence ATGACTGCGACCAACGGCTCGGCCATCCTGCGTATTGCCCTGGTCGAGGACGATCTTTCGTTTCAGGATAGCTTTGCCGCCGCCATTATCGCGGCCGGCGACATGATCCTCGCGGGGACCGCCCATAATGTTGCCCAGGCATCCAGACTGCTGGAGGGCGAGCCGGTCGATATCCTCGTCGTCGACCTGGGACTGCCAGACGGATCTGGGATTGATGTCATCCGCGCGGCGCATATCGCCTGGCCGTTCTGCGGGATCATGGTCAGCACCACCTTCGCCGACGACAGGCACGTCATCCCGTCGATCGAGGCGGGTGCCACGGGCTATCTGCTCAAGGACAGTTCGGCCCAAAGGATGGCAGAAGAGATACGCTGCCTCCATTCGGGCGGCAGCCCGATCAGCCCGCGTATCGCGCGCCAGATACTGCTGCGCTTTCGCCCGCACGAACCGCAGCCCGAAGCACTGGCACCATTGGCGGCTCCCTTGTCGCCGCGCGAACGCGAAGCGCTCCAGCTCATCACCAAGGGCTTCAGCTATGACGAGATCGCCGAACTCATGTCGATCTCCCGCAACACGGTCATGACCTTTGTCCGAAGAATCTACCAGAAGCTTGAGGTAAAATCGAAGGCCGAAGCAATTTTCGAAGCCAGAAGCCATGGAATTCTTTAG